The following proteins are co-located in the Silene latifolia isolate original U9 population chromosome 1, ASM4854445v1, whole genome shotgun sequence genome:
- the LOC141611542 gene encoding peroxisomal OPC-8:0-CoA ligase 1-like, with protein sequence MSSGYTATTSTFHSKRQPIPLPPNPTLDITTFISSRPHRTTTAFIDAITGRHLSYVDLWTAVDSLSHSLSSIYGIRKGHVVLILSPNSIYFPIVCLSVMSLGALITTANPLNTNSEIAKQLADSGPKLAFVTRELVGKLTGCGIPIVLLEEGAGVVSSLGELMKGGGGKGEVRREKVRQNDAAALLYSSGTTGVSKGVVSSHRNMIAMVQTIIQRFRIDEANGSLGTFVCTVPMFHIYGLVAFATGLLASGATIVVLSKFEMNDLLLAIAKYKVNYFPLVPPILVAMVNHADQIKKNYDLSSLKHVLSGGAPLGKEVIEGFVEKFPNVVIMQGYGLTESTAIGASTDSLEESRKYGTAGLLSPSIEAKIVDPESGVALGVNQTGELWLRGPTVMKGYFNNPEATANTITSDGWLKTGDICYIDEDGYLFVVDRLKELIKYKGYQVAPAELEALLLTHPHIADAAVIPFPDKDVGQFPMAYVVRKAGSTLSDKEVMDFATRQVAPYKRIRRVAFADSIPKNASGKILRKDLIKLATAGSKL encoded by the exons ATGTCAAGTGGATACACCGCCACCACATCAACATTCCACAGCAAACGTCAACCAATTCCACTCCCACCAAACCCAACACTCGACATAACAACCTTCATCTCCTCCCGACCCCACCGTACCACAACAGCATTCATCGACGCAATCACAGGCCGCCACCTGTCTTACGTTGACCTATGGACAGCCGTCGATTCACTCTCACACTCTCTCTCCTCAATCTACGGCATCAGAAAAGGCCACGTGGTCTTAATCCTCTCTCCGAACTCTATATACTTCCCTATCGTATGTCTCTCCGTCATGTCCCTCGGCGCGTTGATCACAACCGCCAACCCGCTTAATACCAACTCGGAAATCGCCAAGCAACTCGCTGACTCGGGGCCTAAACTCGCTTTCGTGACTCGGGAACTCGTTGGGAAACTCACTGGCTGTGGGATCCCTATTGTGCTGTTAGAGGAAGGGGCAGGGGTAGTTTCGTCATTAGGGGAGTTGATGAAGGGAGGTGGGGGAAAGGGTGAGGTGAGGCGAGAGAAAGTGAGGCAAAACGACGCCGCGGCGTTGTTGTATTCATCGGGGACGACGGGGGTGAGTAAAGGGGTAGTTTCGTCACATCGAAATATGATTGCGATGGTTCAGACGATTATTCAACGGTTTAGAATTGATGAGGCTAATGGTTCACTTGGGACTTTTGTTTGTACTGTTCCTATGTTCCACATTTATGGCCTTGTTGCCTTTGCTACAG GATTGCTAGCATCTGGAGCTACGATTGTTGTGTTGTCGAAATTTGAAATGAATGACCTGCTTCTAGCAATAGCAAAGTACAAGGTCAATTACTTTCCACTTGTTCCTCCTATACTGGTAGCCATGGTGAATCATGCCGATCAAATTAAGAAGAATTATGATTTGAGCTCGTTGAAGCATGTTTTGTCGGGAGGTGCGCCATTAGGGAAGGAAGTGATTGAGGGATTTGTTGAGAAATTCCCGAATGTGGTGATCATGCAGGGTTATGGACTTACTGAATCCACCGCAATTGGGGCATCAACCGACAGCCTAGAGGAGAGTCGCAAGTATGGGACTGCTGGATTGCTGTCCCCGAGCATTGAAGCAAAGATTGTTGACCCGGAGAGTGGTGTTGCTTTGGGTGTTAATCAGACTGGAGAACTTTGGCTCCGTGGACCTACTGTTATGAAAG GATACTTCAACAATCCTGAGGCGACTGCTAATACTATCACTTCAGACGGCTGGCTGAAGACAGGTGACATATGTTACATCGACGAAGATGGATATCTGTTTGTGGTTGATAGACTCAAGGAGTTGATAAAGTACAAGGGATACCAG GTCGCGCCTGCTGAATTAGAGGCATTGCTGCTCACTCATCCACACATTGCAGATGCTGCTGTTATTCC TTTCCCTGATAAGGACGTGGGGCAGTTCCCAATGGCTTATGTAGTCAGGAAAGCAGGTAGTACATTATCGGATAAAGAGGTGATGGACTTTGCAACAAGACAG GTTGCTCCCTATAAAAGAATCAGGAGAGTGGCATTTGCAGATTCCATACCCAAGAATGCATCAGGCAAGATTCTGCGGAAAGACCTCATTAAACTGGCTACTGCGGGTTCCAAACTATGA